GAGCGGATCCTGGACGCAATAGACAGGATAATCAAAGCAAATTCTTAAGGGGGCAGGTATGACCGATATTAACGAAGTTTTAAGGCATTTTAGGGGAGTGCGGCGCGGAACATGTAAGGAAGGCATTACTGAGTCATATAAGGCCTGCTGTCCCTGCCATAACGACAAAGAGCAGAGCCTTGGAATATCGCTTTCAAATAGTGGGAAGATCCTTATTAACTGTTTTGCAGGATGTGACCTTGACGGGATTCTGCAGGCAGCAGGACTCAGCTATGCAGACATAGGGAGCGAGAAGCCCAGGCTTACATGTTATGACAGGCTGCTATATGGCTTTTCCCAGAAGTACGGCGAAGGCGTAAGGGTGACGGATGAATACCGTTACAGGGATGAAAATGGAAAATATCTCTATTCCAAGCTCAGGATCGAGGGCGGAAGCATTGAGGGTAAACTTATCCGTTACTACAAAATAGACCATTCAGCTGATACATGTGAGAAGGTCCCGGATAACCTAAAGCATGTTCTTTACAGACTACCGGAATTCCTGAGATTCAAGGATAAGGCACAGCAGGTATTCATAGTGGAAGGTGAAAAGGATGTGGAGACGTTACGGAAAATAGGTAACGGATTCGGATGCGCTATCACTGCAGGCGGCGCTAAGGACTGGCAGAAGGAGTATGCAAAGTATTTCAAGGGCTTGAGGGTGGTCATCCTCAGGGATAACGACCAGGCAGGGAAGGACCTTGCTAATAAGATCTGGAAGGATGTAAGACGTTATGCATACTCAGTAAAGGTCGTTACTCCGTCCCAGAGGGATAAGGGAGACGTTACTGATTATCTGCAGAGCGAAAGCGGAACAGTCGAAGGCCTTAAGGGAATGATAGGAGACGCTGAAGAATATTTTGCACCATGGGTAAGCCCCAAGGACGGGCGTATCAATTCCGGTCTGCTTTCAGAAGCTATTAAGGAAAATGAGCAGTATATCATCATCAGAAATGTTACTGAGGATAAGGACGCAACATATCTATACATTAACGGAGCATACAAGCTCGCTAATAAGCCTATCATGGCGGCAATGGTCAGGAATTATATCCCACCGGCAAAGGCTACCACGCACATCATAAATGATGTATTAGCCCAGCTATCAATGACCATAAATAACACATATTCCATTAATGACCTTAATACTGATGACCGTTATATCAATTTCCGTAACGGACTATATGACATAGAGTCGAGGCAGCTTATACCGCATGACCAGTATGTACTCAGTACATTTCAGTTTGACTTTGATTATGAACCGGGGAAGAACAAGAAACCGACCTTTGACAAGTACATTACAGACCTATGCACCAAACCGGACGGACATGTTGACTATGATCAGATGAAGGTCCTACAGGAATATGCAGGATTCACTTTAAGTAATATCCCTCTTATGAGGATAAAAAAAGCTTTAGTATTACTGAGCAGCCTTGGTGATAGTGGGAAATCTGTCTTTTTAAGGCTTATCTCATCATTTTACGGAGTGGACAAGGTGGCACCCATAAAACTTACAGAGCTAACGCCGGATAACAAATTCATTCTGGGTTCACTGCCTTATTGTCGAATGATCATATGTGATGATGAGTCAAATACTACCGTTAAAGATAGCAGTATATTTAAAGCCATTACTGGCGGTGGTGTGTTGAAAGTAGAAGAAAAGAATAAACAGTCTCAATCATTCTACTATAACGGCGGCTTTATGTTTGCTTGTAACGGACTGCCTTACTTCTCAGATGATAAGGGAGAGCATCTGTTTAACAGACTGCTGATCATACCATGTGAGCATCATATCAAAGAAACAGATAAAGATGCCTGCTTAGACCAGAAGCTGCAGAAGGAACTCCCTGCAATTATGGAGTGGGCTATTGAAGGACTGCACAGGCTTATTGATAACGGCTATGTGTTCACAGAGTCAGAAGCTGTTAATAGGGCAAGGGATGAATACCGGAAAGCTTCAGACAATGTATACAGATTCATTACCGAGAATTACGAGATAACCCAGGAATATAACGACAGAGTATCAAGAAGCTCATTTGACCGTGATTATGCAGTGTGGGCTAAGGCAAATGAGGGCGTTAAGGCAGTAGAAAAGAAGAATTTGCCTGGGCGCCTTGAGTCATACGGAATTATCTGCAACAGAGGCAACATAGGGGCAAGCCGTAACGTGAATGTATACAGAGGCATTAAGGAAAAGCAGAGGGATTTTGAACCTGCAGATGATATTTTAGTCCCATTTGAAGCAAAAAGCGGTAGTGGGCGGTAGTAAGCGGAATGAAGTACCGCCCTTATAAAGCCAGTATTTATCTAGCTTTACACTATATAGGCGGTAAAAGCGGTATTTTTTTTAAATCAAAATAAAAAATTAAAAAATAAAAATATATAAAGATATAGAAAAATTAATACCGCATATACCGCTTTGAGGCTGAAACGCTGATAAACACTGGGCTCAAGGGGGCGGAGAAAATTCCGCCTTGGTGATGTAAAAATACCGCCTTTTTACCGCTTTTCATGAAAGCGAGGTGAAAAGACATGTTAATTGGGGAAAATAAAGAGTATTACTGCTCACTGTGTGGAACCAAGAAGCATATCGAATATGACTGTAAAAACTGTGAGCTGTATAACTACACCGAAGGAACATATATAAACGGATCCGGAAGGAATGTGGACAGCGGACCGTATAAGTCAAACCCAGATAATACAACCCAATGCTATTATCTGTGCATACATTAAGCGAGGTGGTGACTATGCTGAGAACAGACGAGCTGACTTTATCTATTGATCATTACCTTAACGACTGCAGGACCAGACACAGAAAACCTACATTCAAGGGAATAGGCGCGGCTATCGGTACATCAGATATGACCGTCCGTAACGTGTTCCTTGGAAAATATAACGGAAGGCACTACGGGGACAAGCCAAGCTATAACCGCAGAATAGATAACCCGGACTTTGACCTTATCCGTAACGCCATGAAAGGAGCTTACCAGGATGACTAACATACCATTCATTGAACATGAGGCAGATATGGCCAGACTGGAACGCATTAACAGACGGCTGGCCCTTGTACTCATATTCGTAACTGCTGGCTTATTCCTGAAAGGATGGAAGGATGAAC
This genomic stretch from Butyrivibrio sp. AE3004 harbors:
- a CDS encoding phage/plasmid primase, P4 family — its product is MTDINEVLRHFRGVRRGTCKEGITESYKACCPCHNDKEQSLGISLSNSGKILINCFAGCDLDGILQAAGLSYADIGSEKPRLTCYDRLLYGFSQKYGEGVRVTDEYRYRDENGKYLYSKLRIEGGSIEGKLIRYYKIDHSADTCEKVPDNLKHVLYRLPEFLRFKDKAQQVFIVEGEKDVETLRKIGNGFGCAITAGGAKDWQKEYAKYFKGLRVVILRDNDQAGKDLANKIWKDVRRYAYSVKVVTPSQRDKGDVTDYLQSESGTVEGLKGMIGDAEEYFAPWVSPKDGRINSGLLSEAIKENEQYIIIRNVTEDKDATYLYINGAYKLANKPIMAAMVRNYIPPAKATTHIINDVLAQLSMTINNTYSINDLNTDDRYINFRNGLYDIESRQLIPHDQYVLSTFQFDFDYEPGKNKKPTFDKYITDLCTKPDGHVDYDQMKVLQEYAGFTLSNIPLMRIKKALVLLSSLGDSGKSVFLRLISSFYGVDKVAPIKLTELTPDNKFILGSLPYCRMIICDDESNTTVKDSSIFKAITGGGVLKVEEKNKQSQSFYYNGGFMFACNGLPYFSDDKGEHLFNRLLIIPCEHHIKETDKDACLDQKLQKELPAIMEWAIEGLHRLIDNGYVFTESEAVNRARDEYRKASDNVYRFITENYEITQEYNDRVSRSSFDRDYAVWAKANEGVKAVEKKNLPGRLESYGIICNRGNIGASRNVNVYRGIKEKQRDFEPADDILVPFEAKSGSGR